One window of the Dryobates pubescens isolate bDryPub1 chromosome 13, bDryPub1.pri, whole genome shotgun sequence genome contains the following:
- the BCL7B gene encoding B-cell CLL/lymphoma 7 protein family member B isoform X2: MSGRSVRAETRSRAKDDIKKVMAAIERVRRWEKKWVTVGDTSLRIFKWVPVADSKEKEKSKSSSSAAREPNGFPADTSANSSLLLEFQDENSNQSSLSDVYQLKVDSSPNSSPSPQQSESMSPAHTSDFRTDDSQPPTLGQETLEEPSLPSSEVADEPPTLTKEEPVPLETQVTEEEEDSGAPPLKRFCADQNSVCHTASES; this comes from the exons ATGTCGGGCCGCTCGGTACGCGCCGAGACCCGCAGCCGGGCTAAGGATGACATCAAAAAAGTGATGGCGGCCATCGAGCGCGTCCGCAGATG GGAGAAGAAGTGGGTGACGGTGGGCGACACTTCCCTGCGGATATTCAAGTGGGTGCCGGTGGCGGACAGCAAGGAA AAAGAGAAATCCAAATCTAGTAGCAGCGCTGCCCGAGAACCCAATGGCTTCCCAGCTGACACCTCTGCCaattcctctctcctcctggagTTCCAAG ATGAGAACAGCAATCAGAGCTCCCTGTCTGATGTCTACCAGCTCAAGGTGGacagcagccccaactccagccCTAGTCCCCAGCAGAGCGAGTCCATGAGTCCTGCCCACACGTCTGACTTCCGCACGGACGACTCGCAGCCACCCACACTGGGGCAGGAGACGCTGGaag agccctccctgccttcctcgGAAGTTGCAGATGAGCCTCCCACTCTCACAAAGGAAGAGCCAGTCCCCCTTGAGACTCAG GTaactgaagaggaggaggactcTGGTGCACCGCCTCTGAAGAGATTTTGTGCCGATCAGAACTCTGTGTGCCACACGGCCTCGGAGAGCTAG
- the BCL7B gene encoding B-cell CLL/lymphoma 7 protein family member B isoform X1 — protein sequence MSGRSVRAETRSRAKDDIKKVMAAIERVRRWEKKWVTVGDTSLRIFKWVPVADSKEKEKSKSSSSAAREPNGFPADTSANSSLLLEFQGAVSADENSNQSSLSDVYQLKVDSSPNSSPSPQQSESMSPAHTSDFRTDDSQPPTLGQETLEEPSLPSSEVADEPPTLTKEEPVPLETQVTEEEEDSGAPPLKRFCADQNSVCHTASES from the exons ATGTCGGGCCGCTCGGTACGCGCCGAGACCCGCAGCCGGGCTAAGGATGACATCAAAAAAGTGATGGCGGCCATCGAGCGCGTCCGCAGATG GGAGAAGAAGTGGGTGACGGTGGGCGACACTTCCCTGCGGATATTCAAGTGGGTGCCGGTGGCGGACAGCAAGGAA AAAGAGAAATCCAAATCTAGTAGCAGCGCTGCCCGAGAACCCAATGGCTTCCCAGCTGACACCTCTGCCaattcctctctcctcctggagTTCCAAG GTGCTGTTTCTGCAGATGAGAACAGCAATCAGAGCTCCCTGTCTGATGTCTACCAGCTCAAGGTGGacagcagccccaactccagccCTAGTCCCCAGCAGAGCGAGTCCATGAGTCCTGCCCACACGTCTGACTTCCGCACGGACGACTCGCAGCCACCCACACTGGGGCAGGAGACGCTGGaag agccctccctgccttcctcgGAAGTTGCAGATGAGCCTCCCACTCTCACAAAGGAAGAGCCAGTCCCCCTTGAGACTCAG GTaactgaagaggaggaggactcTGGTGCACCGCCTCTGAAGAGATTTTGTGCCGATCAGAACTCTGTGTGCCACACGGCCTCGGAGAGCTAG
- the LOC104302876 gene encoding schlafen family member 13 produces the protein MARQEGKLLVNLKTNYADVVVDIEKIGRSFKKKTREKTEKKKEEKKSSVSRQKLQKELPIAVCALLNSGGGIVRMETEDNYSFKKHGVGEDIEDRFKFIDRTEFSDYFTWMQQRNHLLLFVKTWSCGGLEQETGTTKARICSLSTGLFLRSNTSVLSLTSGQAAEFLRKRCDRERDENGPSAKRRQRNFDGGARDTTWTIEEHNIQDAVGKFLEREELKFGEVLDFTETKHIEFKNFATESIFKRMKEALPKYISAFANTDGGYLIFGVDDNSTVVGCLPGVEKEALESTVASTVASMRVHHFCGSRAGVQFETHVLRVRGHAESSYVCAVRVEPFCCAVFGGQPESWMVAGEEIEELSVERWTELMTAADPDLSRLADKFENELSLANSPPLIRPVYSKAGLPCVAELQKSLYPVGSNEIKWMPETICTELFSEYPGLQDLMKNQISPLNKGVLVFSRSWAVEIGLQKTQDVVCDALLVAENETPLLYTVVRDGSRAAWEYSRGTARALKQKLVNDGGCAIKLCVIPQVLHLQDTEDQMELHCYSNMYPEDYILTSRDIPALLRALVIVVLRFKSYLSDWFGCEIFSLLTLKQYELLSKNLDKTKNLFVFGLPGTGKTIVAMKIIERIRNIYQCHPWEILYICENTPLKKFVGNEICQSVTRTAFVMKTFSEVKHIVVDEAQNFRPEEDWYRKAQELVKDNKGILWVFMDFFQLTHTSSCGLSFEKLYPQEWLTTVVRNAGQIYSVMLEQMEKILQERKNEDIMPYEVLEKLFDKAECAHPLPGSYTEREDMETSAMLEYVSQQCHSYIQRGHPMKDIAVLCSTRDAAQKFREMLECELDRRKRKYRVKLVFSEAESGLDDAIVIDSIRRFSGLERRIVFGIHPVPAQEEISRNLLLCLVSRANTKLHVLYHKDLAFLSDSCPLPRVEDARMLHSYFS, from the exons ATGGCCAGACAAGAAGGGAAGCTGCTGGTTAATTTGAAAACTAACTATGCTGATGTGGTGGTAGATATCGAGAAGATAGGAAGGAGTTTCAAAAAGAAGACCAGAGAGAAgactgaaaagaagaaagaagagaagaagtcCTCTGTCAGTCGGCAAAAACTACAAAAGGAGCTTCCTATAGCAGTTTGTGCATTGCTGAATTCAGGGGGAGGAATAGTGAGGATGGAGACTGAAGACAATTACAGCTTCAAGAAACATGGTGTTGGTGAGGACATAGAGGACAGATTTAAGTTCATAGACCGCACCGAGTTCAGCGACTACTTCACGTGGATGCAGCAGCGgaatcacttgctgctttttgttAAAACATGGAGCTGTGGAGGCCTAGAGCAGGAGACTGGGACCACGAAGGCACGCATCTGTAGCCTGAGTACTGGTTTATTCCTTCGGTCCAACACTTCAGTTTTATCTCTGACTTCAGGGCAGGCCGCTGAATTTTTGAGGAAAAGATGTGACAGGGAGAGGGATGAGAATGGGCCAAGTGCTAAGAGACGTCAGAGGAATTTTGATGGGGGAGCAAGGGACACCACTTGGACCATCGAGGAGCACAACATCCAAGATGCTGTGGGCAAGTTTTTAGAGAGAGAGGAACTGAAGTTTGGGGAGGTCCTGGATTTCACAGAGACAAAGCATATCGAATTTAAGAACTTTGCCACGGAGAGCATCTTCAAACGCATGAAGGAAGCCCTCCCAAAATACATCTCTGCCTTTGCAAACACTGATGGTGGGTATTTAATTTTTGGAGTGGATGACAACAGCACTGTTGTTGGATGCCTTCCTGGAGTGGAGAAAGAAGCTTTAGAAAGCACGGTGGCTAGTACCGTGGCCTCGATGCGCGTCCATCACTTCTGTGGCTCTCGGGCTGGCGTGCAGTTTGAAACCCACGTCCTGCGTGTTCGTGGGCACGCAGAGAGCTCGTACGTGTGTGCTGTGCGAGTTGAGCccttttgctgtgctgttttTGGTGGTCAGCCTGAGTCCTGGATGGTGGCAGGTGAAGAGATCGAAGAACTGAGCGTCGAGAGATGGACGGAGCTCATGACGGCTGCAGACCCAG ATCTTTCACGTCTGGCTGATAAATTTGAGAATGAGCTCAGCTTGGCAAACAGTCCTCCTCTTATCAGGCCAGTTTATTCAAAAGCTGGACTCCCATGTGTGGCTGAACTCCAAAAAAGCCTCTACCCAG tgggCTCTAACGAAATCAAATGGATGCCAGAAACCATCTGCACCGAGCTGTTCTCAGAGTATCCTGGATTACAGGACTTAATGAAAAATCAGATCAGTCCCCTTAACAAGGGGGTGCTGGTATTTTCAAGGAGCTGGGCTGTTGAGATTGGATTGCAGAAAACCCAGGATGTGGTGTGTGATGCTCTCTTAGTAGCAGAAAATGAGACGCCACTGTTGTACACCGTGGTGAGGGATGGCTCTCGCGCTGCATGGGAATACTCCAGAGGCACTGCTCGTGCATTAAAGCAGAAACTAGTCAACGATGGGGGATGTGCTATAAAGCTGTGTGTGATTCCCCAAGTACTGCACCTGCAGGACACAGAAGATCAGATGGAA CTGCATTGTTACTCCAACATGTACCCAGAGGATTACAtcctcacctccagggacatccctgccctcctgcgTGCACTTGTGATCGTTGTGCTGCGCTTCAAGTCCTACTTAAGTGACTGGTTTGGCTGTGAGATTTTCAGCCTTCTCACTCTCAAACAGTATGAGCTGCTCTCCAAGAACCTGGACAAAACCAAGAACCTGTTTGTCTTTGGTCTTCCTGGAACAGGGAAAACAATTGTGGCTATGAAGATCATTGAGAGAATAAGAAACATTTATCAGTGTCATCCATGGGAGATTCTCTACATCTGTGAAAATACTCCCTTGAAAAAATTCGTGGG aaaTGAGATCTGCCAGTCTGTGACACGAACTGCCTTCGTAATGAAGACCTTCTCAGAAGTGAAGCACATCGTGGTCGATGAGGCTCAGAATTTTCGTCCTGAAGAAGACTGGTACCGCAAGGCCCAGGAGCTGGTCAAGGACAACAAAGGCATCCTCTGGGTCTTCATGGACTTCTTCCAGCTCACTCACACATCTAGTTGCGGTCTTAGCTTTGAAAAGCTGTATCCCCAGGAATGGTTGACCACAGTCGTTCGCAATGCCGGGCAAATATACAGCGTCATGCTTGAGCAGATGGAGAAAATCCTCCAAGAGCGTAAGAACGAGGACATAATGCCCTATGAGGTGCTGGAAAAGCTGTTTGATAAGGCTGAATGTGCCCATCCCCTGCCAGGGAgctacacagaaagagaagatATGGAGACATCTGCAATGTTAGAatatgtgagccagcagtgccacagctaCATCCAGCGAGGCCATCCCATGAAAGACATCGCGGTCCTGTGCAGCACTCGCGATGCGGCCCAGAAGTTCAGGGAGATGTTGGAATGTGAGCTAGACAGACGAAAGAGGAAGTATAGGGTGAAGTTGGTCTTCAGTGAAGCAGAGAGTGGTTTAGATGATGCCATTGTTATTGACAGCATCCGACGCTTCTcaggcctggagaggaggattgTGTTTGGCATCCACCCTGTCCCTGCGCAGGAGGAGATCTCTCGCAACCTCTTGCTCTGCCTGGTGTCCCGAGCCAACACCAAACTCCATGTGCTGTATCACAAAGATCTTGCATTCTTGAGTGATAGTTGCCCCTTACCCAGGGTTGAGGATGCTAGAATGCTTCACTCATATTTTAGTTAG